In a genomic window of Candidatus Zixiibacteriota bacterium:
- a CDS encoding efflux transporter outer membrane subunit: MSYRRFAVRRFAVAWMAGALALAGCAVGPDYRRPETPLPARWGNASEPGISMESADLARWWTAFKDPVLDSLVERAVRSNPDLRLAEARIREARATRAATAAGAWPGVDVSGSYTRSRSSEHGSVSRSQGNATQPSQSLGVEQDLFRTGFDASWEIDFFGRVRRSVEAADALIEATVEDRRNALVTLLGEVARSYVDLRGFQQRLAVTRANFKAQQDTLELTRVRFTAGLASDLDVARAESQVNTTAAQIPVLEAAIKQAAHRLDVLLGSEPGALWSELSKEAPTPTLPPEALVGLPSELLRRRPDIRGAERRLAAATAQVGAATADLFPRFSLTGAFGLQSVSASDWWSAPSRFWSIGPTLRWPVFDAGRIRANIEVRNAQQEQALRQYEKTILTALEEVENALVSYAREQARHRSLLAAVAANRRAVEMANELYLRGLNDFLNVLDAQRSLYAAENDLAQSRAAMASNLVALYKALGGGWDID, from the coding sequence ATGAGCTATCGTCGCTTTGCCGTTCGCCGCTTTGCCGTCGCCTGGATGGCGGGCGCTCTCGCGCTCGCCGGTTGCGCGGTCGGACCGGACTACCGCCGCCCGGAGACGCCGTTGCCCGCCCGCTGGGGCAACGCGAGCGAGCCTGGAATCTCCATGGAGAGCGCCGACCTCGCCCGCTGGTGGACCGCCTTCAAGGATCCCGTGCTCGACTCCCTGGTCGAGCGCGCCGTGCGCTCCAATCCGGACCTCCGCCTGGCCGAAGCCCGCATCCGCGAAGCGCGCGCGACGCGCGCGGCCACCGCCGCCGGCGCCTGGCCGGGAGTCGACGTCTCGGGCTCGTACACTCGCAGCCGCTCCAGCGAGCACGGCTCCGTATCCCGATCCCAGGGAAACGCAACGCAGCCGTCCCAGAGCCTCGGGGTCGAGCAGGATCTCTTCCGGACCGGCTTCGACGCGAGCTGGGAGATCGATTTCTTCGGCCGCGTGCGTCGCAGCGTCGAGGCGGCCGACGCCTTGATCGAAGCCACGGTCGAAGACCGCCGGAACGCTCTCGTGACGCTTCTCGGCGAGGTCGCCAGGAGCTACGTCGACCTGCGCGGCTTTCAGCAGCGGCTCGCGGTCACGCGCGCGAACTTCAAGGCTCAGCAGGATACCCTAGAGCTCACGCGGGTACGCTTCACCGCAGGTCTCGCGAGCGATCTGGACGTCGCCAGGGCGGAGTCTCAGGTCAACACCACCGCGGCGCAGATCCCGGTTCTGGAAGCGGCGATCAAGCAGGCCGCGCACCGCCTCGATGTGCTGCTCGGCTCGGAGCCCGGCGCCTTGTGGAGCGAGCTGTCGAAGGAAGCGCCGACCCCGACGCTCCCGCCCGAGGCGCTGGTCGGCCTGCCGTCCGAGCTGCTGCGGCGGCGGCCGGACATCCGCGGCGCCGAGCGGCGGCTCGCCGCCGCGACCGCGCAGGTCGGCGCCGCGACGGCCGATCTCTTTCCCCGGTTCTCGCTGACGGGCGCCTTCGGTCTGCAGAGCGTCTCGGCGAGCGACTGGTGGAGCGCGCCGAGCCGCTTCTGGTCGATCGGACCGACGCTGCGCTGGCCCGTCTTCGACGCCGGCCGGATCCGCGCCAACATCGAGGTGCGAAACGCACAGCAGGAGCAGGCGCTGCGGCAGTACGAGAAGACGATCCTGACCGCCCTGGAGGAGGTGGAAAACGCGCTGGTGAGCTACGCCAGGGAGCAGGCGCGCCACCGCTCGCTGCTCGCGGCGGTCGCGGCGAACCGCAGGGCGGTCGAGATGGCCAACGAGCTTTATCTGCGAGGGCTCAACGACTTCCTCAACGTGCTCGATGCCCAGCGCTCGCTCTACGCCGCCGAGAACGACCTCGCGCAGAGCCGGGCGGCGATGGCCTCGAACCTCGTCGCCCTCTACAAGGCTCTCGGCGGCGGATGGGATATCGATTAG